One window from the genome of Candidatus Eisenbacteria bacterium encodes:
- a CDS encoding serine/threonine-protein phosphatase: MARKKPARTRGPLADLLRMVLMVPLVSLPFAGFFVIVSGSPFAAFGGFYAVSFVFTILEMLASWTTKHFLQPGILANARSATRGTITLSATYMGLAILAAIAAALILNYTFVPGFLSGIRSLITVLVYCLLFGTLMLGVSLAVMFHREAMEKSGADRELLLARRIQRSFLLSEFPQRSRIEVHAVNVSSKQVSGDFYDVVPVGEEHVVLAIADVSGKGVPAALLSSMLQASVRTQAGVVESPAAMMRRLNELACQRVSTGQFATFFLAVVDEPTLGFRFTNAGHNFPVLQRARGERELLERGGCVVGMLDGPVYEEEALTLAPGDRIVFYTDGVTEAEREDGEMLGEERLYALLDAAPRELSAEQLVEHVLAGVRAWLDGVEPGDDITVMVLRVLERPVSRG, encoded by the coding sequence GTGGCCAGGAAGAAGCCCGCCCGGACCCGCGGACCGCTGGCGGACCTGCTGCGGATGGTGCTGATGGTGCCGCTCGTCTCGCTGCCGTTCGCCGGCTTCTTCGTGATCGTCTCAGGCTCGCCGTTCGCCGCGTTCGGCGGCTTCTACGCCGTCTCGTTCGTGTTCACCATCCTCGAGATGCTCGCGTCGTGGACGACGAAGCACTTCCTCCAGCCGGGGATCCTCGCGAACGCGCGGAGCGCGACACGGGGCACGATCACGCTTTCGGCCACGTACATGGGCCTCGCGATCCTCGCCGCCATCGCCGCGGCCCTGATTCTCAACTACACGTTCGTGCCGGGATTCCTCTCGGGGATTCGCTCGCTGATCACGGTGCTGGTCTACTGCCTGCTGTTCGGAACCCTCATGCTCGGCGTCTCGCTCGCGGTCATGTTCCACCGCGAAGCCATGGAGAAGTCGGGAGCCGACCGTGAACTGCTGCTCGCGCGCCGCATCCAGCGTTCGTTCCTGCTCTCGGAGTTTCCGCAGCGCTCGCGCATCGAGGTCCATGCCGTCAACGTCTCCTCGAAGCAGGTGAGCGGAGACTTCTACGACGTCGTCCCGGTCGGCGAGGAACACGTGGTGCTCGCGATCGCCGACGTGTCGGGCAAGGGCGTGCCCGCGGCGCTGCTCTCCAGCATGCTGCAGGCTTCGGTGCGCACGCAGGCGGGCGTGGTGGAGTCCCCGGCGGCGATGATGCGACGGCTCAATGAACTGGCCTGCCAGCGCGTCAGCACCGGGCAGTTCGCGACCTTCTTCCTCGCCGTGGTGGACGAGCCGACGCTGGGGTTCCGGTTCACGAACGCCGGGCACAACTTTCCCGTGCTGCAGCGCGCCCGCGGCGAGCGCGAGCTGCTCGAGCGGGGCGGCTGCGTCGTCGGCATGCTCGACGGCCCGGTCTACGAAGAGGAGGCGCTCACGCTCGCGCCCGGCGACCGGATCGTCTTCTACACCGACGGCGTGACCGAGGCCGAGCGTGAAGACGGCGAGATGCTGGGCGAGGAACGACTCTACGCCCTGCTCGACGCGGCGCCCCGGGAGCTGTCCGCGGAGCAGCTCGTCGAGCACGTGCTCGCCGGCGTGCGCGCCTGGCTCGACGGGGTCGAACCCGGGGACGACATCACCGTGATGGTGTTGCGCGTGCTCGAGCGACCTGTTTCGCGGGGCTGA
- the pdxH gene encoding pyridoxamine 5'-phosphate oxidase: MRVRTPRTEYRLARLSERNAPGEPFPLFGRWFRAVLALGGADPQAVALATADRRGHPSCRMMLLKSWGPRGFVLAGNYSSRKGRELAANPAGALLFYWPALQKQVRVEGRLARLPGRESEVLWQERPRGAQLGALASDQSRAIRGRGVLERRFALAAEDCAGEPVPRPAHWGGWRLRPSRIEFWQGRADRLHDRILYRRRGSRWTRERLAP, from the coding sequence ATGCGCGTCCGCACCCCACGCACCGAGTACCGGCTCGCCCGCCTTTCCGAGCGCAACGCCCCGGGCGAACCCTTCCCGCTCTTCGGCCGCTGGTTCCGGGCGGTCCTGGCGCTGGGCGGCGCCGACCCGCAGGCCGTCGCGCTCGCGACCGCCGATCGCCGCGGGCACCCCTCCTGCCGGATGATGTTGCTCAAGTCGTGGGGTCCGCGAGGGTTCGTCCTGGCGGGCAACTACTCCAGTCGCAAGGGGCGGGAACTCGCCGCCAATCCGGCCGGCGCGCTGCTCTTTTACTGGCCCGCGCTTCAGAAGCAGGTCCGCGTCGAGGGCCGGCTCGCGAGACTTCCGGGGCGCGAGAGCGAGGTTCTGTGGCAGGAACGCCCGCGGGGCGCGCAGCTCGGGGCGCTGGCCTCGGACCAGAGCCGCGCGATCCGCGGCCGCGGGGTGCTCGAGCGCCGCTTCGCGCTCGCCGCCGAGGACTGCGCCGGCGAACCGGTGCCGCGTCCCGCGCACTGGGGCGGCTGGCGCCTTCGGCCATCGCGCATCGAGTTCTGGCAGGGCCGCGCCGACCGGCTGCACGACCGCATCCTCTACCGCCGCCGCGGCTCGCGCTGGACGCGCGAGCGGCTCGCCCCCTGA